The following proteins are co-located in the Sporolactobacillus pectinivorans genome:
- a CDS encoding glycoside hydrolase family 15 protein: protein MNLLRRKSKQIFIILLSLIVCTALAGIRPLKVSADSGSAAAPVYTGHNSWSQLTTSNGLAAAIYSAAQGKLIRFQRHIYSHVDANSTTPNFMWDSYFGYGIDGGKATWLNNVAVDSAKYVNGTNIINAVQNDNGLQFDSYYFTPFSGKNQHQSSLLVLLMKVTNNSGTDKKVSVFSSENLHLGTDYGTTDEQTAYNANNDYLKEFNGKNGSIAIYKNLNLSNEHHETGISGSGTGNNPWYDAANNGKLDDHVVSEGNDISAGFENRTNELAAGQSKWYGVIIGLNEDRNESNLSDDVLSLANTALSSPEALLTQEKDWWANWHSKEKMPAGLSEQEQQVYRQSTAVLKMSQSRESGSSYGQVLASLIPGEWSIAWARDGNYSIQALIESGHYQEARDALKFMFDAKMRQAEDGSGENYYQKNFIESTDTSPPTYGLGVHLSSNYLISVCRYFGNGTEESDWNNNGPNIEFDGWGLFLWSVDQYVRATGDTGFLADNNKNYWNKLTKQDADLLIELIDPANGLIQPDSSIWEEHWTPFNVLGTAPSRQQFAYTDITAYQGLKSAADLAKLMGDERSENKYSDAAASIKDAVLNHLVVHSDGYRTIASSLERKNDPSHYNDGSTVEAINFGLVNPRSNLASGMIQAFNQNLHITTGSTPGFKRDQDGDLYDSREWGFIDLRIAGALSKMGRDGEAKTLLDWMTSQASANYNLIPELLDYNTQDYAGSVPMGGFGSGSYILGINDYYNQQKSGNERQQ, encoded by the coding sequence ATGAATTTATTAAGAAGAAAATCAAAGCAGATTTTTATTATTCTATTGTCTCTGATTGTTTGCACGGCGCTGGCAGGAATTCGTCCGCTGAAGGTAAGTGCAGACAGCGGCAGTGCGGCTGCGCCTGTGTATACGGGTCACAATTCCTGGAGTCAGTTGACGACATCCAATGGTCTTGCGGCAGCCATTTATTCCGCGGCACAAGGGAAACTGATTCGTTTTCAAAGGCATATTTACAGCCATGTTGATGCGAACAGTACCACACCGAACTTTATGTGGGATTCCTATTTTGGCTATGGTATTGATGGAGGCAAAGCGACCTGGCTGAATAATGTTGCCGTTGACTCGGCTAAATATGTAAACGGTACCAATATTATTAATGCCGTTCAGAACGATAACGGTCTGCAGTTCGACAGTTATTATTTCACACCTTTTTCAGGAAAGAATCAGCATCAATCCAGCTTATTGGTTTTGCTGATGAAAGTAACCAATAACAGCGGCACCGATAAAAAAGTATCTGTATTTTCATCAGAAAATCTTCATCTGGGAACGGACTATGGAACTACAGATGAGCAGACTGCCTACAACGCGAATAATGATTATTTGAAGGAATTCAACGGAAAAAACGGGAGTATTGCCATTTATAAAAATCTGAATCTTTCCAATGAACACCATGAAACGGGAATATCAGGCAGCGGGACGGGCAATAATCCCTGGTATGATGCTGCAAACAACGGAAAACTTGACGATCATGTGGTAAGCGAAGGAAATGATATTTCCGCAGGGTTTGAAAATCGGACGAATGAACTGGCGGCCGGCCAGTCAAAATGGTACGGGGTCATTATCGGCCTGAACGAAGACAGAAACGAAAGCAATTTAAGCGACGATGTACTGTCACTTGCGAACACAGCGTTGAGCAGCCCCGAGGCACTTCTGACTCAGGAAAAAGACTGGTGGGCCAACTGGCACAGCAAAGAAAAAATGCCCGCCGGCCTCTCTGAACAGGAACAGCAGGTTTACAGACAGTCAACAGCCGTACTGAAAATGTCTCAGAGCAGAGAATCCGGATCGAGCTATGGGCAGGTTCTCGCCAGCCTGATACCTGGGGAATGGAGTATCGCCTGGGCGCGCGACGGAAATTATTCCATTCAGGCGCTTATTGAATCGGGACATTATCAAGAGGCAAGAGATGCTTTGAAGTTCATGTTTGATGCCAAAATGAGACAGGCTGAAGATGGTTCGGGAGAGAATTATTATCAGAAAAATTTCATTGAAAGTACGGATACAAGCCCCCCAACTTATGGACTGGGTGTCCATTTGAGCAGCAACTATCTGATCTCAGTCTGCCGCTACTTTGGGAATGGAACAGAAGAATCCGACTGGAACAATAACGGTCCAAATATTGAATTTGACGGCTGGGGCCTGTTCCTTTGGAGTGTTGACCAATATGTCAGAGCAACCGGTGATACCGGTTTTCTGGCAGATAATAATAAGAACTACTGGAACAAGCTGACTAAGCAGGATGCGGATCTGTTGATTGAGCTGATCGATCCTGCGAATGGACTGATCCAGCCGGATTCCTCTATTTGGGAAGAGCACTGGACGCCATTTAATGTTCTTGGCACAGCACCGTCACGGCAGCAATTTGCCTATACGGATATTACGGCTTATCAGGGACTGAAATCTGCGGCAGATCTTGCTAAATTGATGGGCGATGAACGATCTGAGAACAAGTACAGTGATGCTGCAGCGTCGATCAAGGATGCGGTGCTGAATCATCTCGTCGTTCATTCTGACGGATACCGAACGATTGCATCATCTCTCGAGAGAAAGAACGACCCTTCACACTATAATGATGGTTCAACAGTAGAAGCCATCAATTTCGGGCTAGTTAATCCACGATCCAACCTGGCTTCTGGCATGATCCAGGCTTTTAATCAGAACCTGCATATTACAACGGGCAGTACGCCTGGTTTCAAACGCGATCAGGATGGGGATCTATACGATTCGAGAGAATGGGGTTTCATTGATTTGAGAATTGCCGGTGCACTGTCGAAGATGGGCAGAGACGGCGAAGCCAAGACACTTCTCGACTGGATGACCAGCCAGGCATCAGCAAATTACAATCTGATACCGGAACTGCTTGACTATAATACCCAAGATTACGCTGGCTCGGTACCGATGGGAGGATTTGGCTCTGGATCGTACATTCTGGGCATTAACGATTATTACAATCAGCAGAAAAGCGGCAATGAAAGGCAGCAATAA
- a CDS encoding immunoglobulin-like domain-containing protein, whose protein sequence is MGNNPTITGPNEIQINYGSAFNALDGIAASDPKDGDLALAITVSGDTVNTRKPGTYKIGYLVANQACVTAQHGTTVRVGRCDNK, encoded by the coding sequence TTGGGCAACAATCCGACAATTACCGGCCCGAATGAGATACAGATTAATTATGGATCTGCCTTCAACGCACTTGACGGTATTGCGGCAAGTGATCCGAAAGATGGCGATCTGGCATTGGCTATCACCGTTTCGGGTGACACGGTCAACACGAGAAAACCTGGCACATATAAGATCGGGTATTTGGTTGCCAATCAGGCCTGCGTTACGGCTCAACACGGAACAACGGTTCGAGTAGGTCGGTGTGACAATAAATAA
- a CDS encoding sigma-70 family RNA polymerase sigma factor, giving the protein MPFTDLFAVPAESPEIAFERLLRKYEPKIIKAVHSYYASYACHLRGAADRDDLMQIARIAFWDANLLFDPDKVDPGKHPENVFIAFADRTVKGRLSDYLRKLHRHKCRETLNPLNSAPEIPFIPQTPISKQLHALLASYLFLLSPRERLYLQLILFKDWETCQVAEFAHVSEHTVRSWKKSLRKKLLPLKDSLMKNQ; this is encoded by the coding sequence TTGCCATTCACTGATCTATTCGCCGTACCCGCCGAATCTCCTGAAATTGCCTTTGAACGATTGCTTAGAAAATATGAACCTAAAATTATCAAAGCGGTCCATAGTTATTATGCTAGCTACGCATGCCATCTCCGCGGCGCTGCTGACCGGGATGACCTGATGCAGATTGCACGAATTGCTTTCTGGGATGCCAACCTTCTTTTCGATCCGGATAAAGTCGATCCAGGAAAGCACCCCGAAAATGTCTTCATTGCCTTCGCCGACCGAACGGTGAAAGGCCGGCTCTCGGACTACCTCAGGAAGCTTCATCGCCATAAATGCCGCGAAACCCTGAACCCCTTGAACTCCGCTCCTGAGATTCCATTTATCCCGCAAACACCCATAAGTAAACAGCTGCATGCCCTTTTAGCAAGCTATCTGTTTCTTCTCAGTCCCCGCGAACGCCTATACTTGCAATTGATTCTTTTTAAAGATTGGGAAACCTGCCAGGTTGCTGAATTCGCCCACGTCTCAGAACATACTGTACGCTCATGGAAAAAAAGTCTGCGGAAAAAGCTGCTGCCTTTGAAGGATTCATTGATGAAAAATCAATAA
- a CDS encoding sigma-70 family RNA polymerase sigma factor → MSYSDLFAKNCGSKEQTFEVLHEKYRPLIYSLARKALNNSSLSLQNFDWKDMIQEGVVAIWHADQSFDVSKVSSGRTAESVFQCYLKRTVQRSLRRYIQNHQKHAAANRLIDSHEHFDHIVHSVPISAQLTRSMIRFTLSHTEYSFYRLHILHGYSIREISEIHGVCPGTVYLWKKQLISKIRYLALTL, encoded by the coding sequence GTGTCGTATTCGGATTTGTTTGCAAAGAACTGTGGTTCAAAAGAACAGACTTTTGAAGTTTTGCATGAAAAGTATCGCCCGCTGATCTATTCACTGGCCAGAAAAGCGCTCAATAACAGTTCACTGTCGCTTCAAAACTTCGATTGGAAAGACATGATTCAGGAGGGTGTGGTTGCCATATGGCACGCAGATCAATCATTTGATGTTAGTAAAGTATCCTCCGGCCGTACTGCTGAATCTGTTTTTCAATGCTACTTGAAACGGACTGTCCAGCGAAGCCTCAGGAGGTATATTCAAAACCACCAAAAACATGCAGCCGCCAACAGACTCATTGACAGTCACGAACATTTTGACCACATCGTCCATTCCGTACCTATTTCTGCACAGCTGACCCGGTCGATGATCCGTTTCACCCTGTCCCATACTGAATATAGTTTCTACCGATTACATATCCTTCATGGGTATTCTATCCGGGAAATTTCCGAAATCCACGGTGTTTGTCCCGGCACCGTATACCTCTGGAAAAAGCAGCTCATATCCAAAATAAGATACCTGGCCCTAACTTTATAA
- a CDS encoding glycosyltransferase has translation MNEVAGIILLITECIGFLQMLVFYTLVWKPAPQNDIPLERLGSIPTVDILIATYNEPIVVLKRTVAGCLNLDYPSDRCTIYLCDDGDRQEVKELANHFHVRYVRREDHTSAKAGNLNHALHNSKGEFVVTLDADMVPLAPFLHRTLGLFVDPDVAFVQVPQAFYNDDPYQYNTFSSHHVPNEQDFFMRTLQSGKARFNAVMFVGSNAVFRRQALEAIGGFATGVITEDMATGMMLQAKKFKTRFVGEVLAMGLAPESWGDLLKQRDRWCRGNIQCAKKWNPLMLQGLSPMQRLLYLDGLVYWFFGLFKLVYIAAPLAFLLFGIYSLKTDILSIITFWIPFFLSTMLAFRVVSKRQRSTIWSHIYDTSMAPRLALSVVMELFFNKQIQFKVTPKGKRTDQKDFQWTAVLPHLILLALTVVAFSKTAVDYFYFRDIRISIVSFNLFWALYNMIGLVISVTIAVNRPRFRRAERFSVSQPARVKYITRERQKHVTQARVVDMSETGARIYIIDGKICKTAKATFQSLAIETVGDLPCHVVWMMPDSGTGGAFLGLHFEELSDAQYIRVIQLLFNMNNPRRPFVEQRSDFVSTIYRFFTHSFVLTRARHRKSIRELIHADGQLFPLSSNKLDLAVLEAAAALEQDTAFDESRKRPMEKPVMIIDISTTGCQIKSTFSLGIHQKIVLSSNKARINLVKAEVVWTKKKIGKYLSGLRFL, from the coding sequence GTGAATGAAGTGGCAGGGATTATCTTACTAATAACGGAATGTATCGGCTTTTTGCAGATGCTTGTTTTTTATACTCTTGTTTGGAAGCCAGCGCCACAAAATGACATACCGCTGGAACGGCTGGGTAGCATTCCAACTGTAGACATTCTGATTGCAACTTACAATGAACCGATCGTTGTTCTGAAACGGACAGTAGCCGGATGTCTGAATCTGGATTATCCTTCTGACCGCTGCACGATTTATCTATGTGACGATGGTGACCGTCAGGAAGTCAAAGAATTAGCCAACCATTTTCATGTTCGCTATGTGAGGAGGGAAGACCACACTTCAGCTAAAGCCGGAAATCTGAATCACGCACTGCACAATTCGAAAGGCGAGTTTGTCGTCACACTGGATGCCGATATGGTTCCACTGGCACCTTTTTTGCACAGGACACTCGGCCTTTTTGTCGATCCGGATGTGGCATTTGTCCAGGTACCCCAGGCTTTCTATAATGATGACCCCTATCAGTACAACACCTTTTCGTCCCATCATGTACCCAATGAGCAAGACTTTTTTATGAGAACATTGCAATCAGGGAAGGCACGTTTTAACGCTGTGATGTTCGTAGGCAGCAATGCTGTTTTTCGGCGGCAGGCATTGGAAGCAATTGGGGGATTCGCTACAGGCGTTATCACGGAAGACATGGCGACGGGGATGATGCTGCAAGCGAAAAAATTCAAAACGCGGTTTGTTGGTGAAGTGCTGGCTATGGGTCTTGCTCCGGAGTCGTGGGGCGATTTGCTGAAACAGCGTGACCGGTGGTGCAGAGGTAATATTCAATGCGCGAAAAAATGGAATCCATTGATGCTGCAGGGGTTATCGCCAATGCAGCGCCTGCTTTATCTGGATGGCCTTGTTTACTGGTTCTTTGGTCTGTTTAAGCTGGTGTATATAGCGGCACCGCTGGCTTTTCTATTGTTTGGCATTTATTCATTGAAAACAGATATTCTATCCATTATCACTTTCTGGATACCCTTCTTTCTTAGCACGATGCTTGCTTTTCGTGTTGTTTCAAAACGGCAGCGCAGCACGATCTGGAGTCACATTTACGACACATCAATGGCACCCCGGTTGGCACTATCGGTGGTGATGGAACTTTTTTTCAACAAGCAGATTCAGTTTAAAGTCACACCTAAAGGAAAGAGAACCGACCAAAAAGATTTCCAGTGGACGGCGGTTTTGCCACATTTGATTTTGCTTGCGCTCACTGTTGTTGCCTTTTCGAAAACAGCGGTTGATTATTTTTATTTTCGTGATATCAGGATCAGTATTGTCAGTTTTAACCTGTTTTGGGCGCTTTACAATATGATCGGACTGGTCATATCGGTGACGATTGCTGTTAACAGACCCCGTTTCCGGCGAGCTGAACGTTTTTCGGTCAGCCAGCCGGCCCGGGTTAAGTACATCACTCGTGAGCGGCAGAAACATGTCACTCAAGCCAGGGTCGTTGATATGAGTGAGACAGGTGCGCGGATTTATATCATCGATGGGAAAATTTGTAAAACAGCGAAGGCCACGTTTCAATCTTTAGCAATTGAAACAGTTGGTGACCTCCCCTGCCATGTGGTTTGGATGATGCCTGATTCCGGAACGGGTGGGGCGTTTCTCGGACTTCATTTTGAAGAACTGAGCGATGCTCAATACATCCGTGTCATTCAGCTTCTGTTCAATATGAATAACCCACGCCGCCCCTTTGTTGAGCAACGTTCAGATTTTGTTTCAACGATTTATCGCTTTTTCACACATTCCTTTGTATTGACTCGTGCCCGTCACCGAAAAAGCATCCGTGAATTGATTCATGCCGACGGCCAGCTCTTCCCCTTATCATCGAACAAACTTGATTTGGCGGTACTGGAGGCTGCGGCTGCTCTTGAACAAGATACGGCATTCGATGAATCCCGCAAACGCCCAATGGAAAAACCAGTAATGATCATTGATATCAGTACAACCGGTTGCCAGATCAAAAGCACTTTTTCCCTTGGTATCCATCAGAAAATCGTACTGTCATCAAATAAAGCGCGAATAAATCTGGTCAAAGCTGAAGTTGTCTGGACAAAGAAAAAAATAGGAAAATATCTTTCCGGCTTACGTTTTCTCTAA
- a CDS encoding fructose-specific PTS transporter subunit EIIC, whose product MEKKIIAATGCPTGIAHTFMAKKALEDAAEKKGISIKVETHGQVGIENALTDKEIKEAYGVIIAADKDVDEDRFIGKRVIKVSVSKGIKDPDELINKILNEDLSPFKEGKQRSSNAGHDRSESEDSLLHKIYVYLMNGVSHMIPVVVAGGVLLAISFMFGIHSAEPGNPQYNPLAFQLNHIGAIAMGLMVPILSAYIAQAIGKRPGLVVGFITGMIAFTNGTGFLGGIVSGFLSGYIIVLLEYLLKSLPRQLDGLKAIFLLPVLGTFIGGLLMFFLSSPMSAINKGMMQFVSGLQNSSPLILGLVIGMMCAFDMGGPVNKAAYLTGTALLAQGNYYFMAGVSAACIAPPLATGFAVLFAKNAYTAEERNAGYVNFLLGSTHITEGAIPFAAKKPLTVIPFLMVGSSIAAILTYYMKIQVPAPHGGFIILPIVNHPFLWVMDIVAGALVAGFLIAWDQKRTVRQENKSGINFTSGSLKNEFQTTDEQEPSLLTVDNIYLENDQIQNKEELFQFIADKAFDKGYVKDRKALIEAFNKRESQSSTGMEGGFAIPHAQSPTIENAAMFVIKTKRKINDWKTLDGLPVSIAIAYLIPENGSSAHMHYLSDMAQKLMNQSIVSALQNARTKKELFNALNA is encoded by the coding sequence ATGGAAAAGAAAATCATTGCGGCCACTGGTTGTCCAACTGGTATTGCTCACACTTTTATGGCAAAGAAAGCTCTGGAAGATGCGGCAGAGAAAAAAGGCATTTCAATCAAGGTCGAAACCCACGGACAGGTCGGTATCGAAAATGCGTTGACGGATAAAGAAATTAAAGAAGCTTATGGCGTCATTATTGCCGCTGATAAAGATGTCGATGAAGACCGTTTTATTGGAAAACGAGTGATTAAAGTTTCTGTATCCAAGGGCATTAAAGATCCGGATGAACTGATTAACAAAATACTTAATGAAGACCTGTCACCTTTCAAGGAAGGAAAACAGCGATCATCAAATGCTGGCCATGATCGATCGGAAAGTGAAGATTCTCTTCTGCACAAAATTTACGTTTATCTGATGAATGGTGTCTCCCATATGATTCCTGTCGTTGTCGCCGGCGGTGTTCTTCTGGCTATTTCTTTTATGTTTGGCATTCATTCCGCCGAACCGGGAAACCCGCAATATAACCCGCTTGCTTTTCAACTCAATCACATTGGTGCCATTGCTATGGGGCTGATGGTGCCGATTCTCTCCGCGTATATTGCGCAGGCCATTGGTAAACGCCCCGGACTTGTCGTCGGCTTCATCACAGGGATGATTGCTTTCACTAACGGTACCGGTTTTCTGGGCGGAATTGTAAGCGGATTCCTTTCCGGTTATATCATTGTTTTGCTGGAATACTTATTGAAAAGTCTGCCCCGGCAACTGGACGGATTGAAAGCTATTTTCCTTCTGCCTGTACTTGGCACTTTTATTGGTGGCCTTCTTATGTTTTTCCTGTCATCGCCGATGTCGGCCATTAACAAGGGCATGATGCAGTTTGTCTCCGGTTTGCAGAACTCAAGCCCACTCATTCTTGGACTCGTCATTGGCATGATGTGTGCATTCGATATGGGCGGCCCGGTGAATAAGGCAGCGTATTTGACCGGAACGGCGTTGCTTGCCCAAGGCAACTATTACTTCATGGCCGGTGTTTCAGCGGCCTGCATTGCGCCGCCTCTTGCCACCGGATTTGCCGTCTTATTTGCAAAGAACGCTTATACAGCGGAAGAACGGAATGCCGGATATGTAAATTTTCTGTTAGGATCGACACATATTACAGAAGGTGCCATACCATTTGCAGCCAAAAAACCGTTGACAGTCATACCCTTTCTCATGGTTGGTTCATCCATAGCAGCAATTCTGACCTATTATATGAAGATCCAAGTTCCCGCACCTCACGGAGGTTTCATCATTCTGCCGATCGTCAACCATCCATTTCTCTGGGTTATGGACATTGTCGCAGGCGCTCTTGTTGCCGGATTCCTGATTGCCTGGGATCAGAAAAGAACCGTTCGACAAGAAAACAAATCTGGAATCAACTTCACCTCTGGATCTTTAAAAAATGAATTTCAAACTACTGATGAGCAGGAACCATCTCTGTTGACCGTCGATAATATTTACCTGGAAAATGATCAGATTCAAAACAAGGAAGAACTCTTTCAGTTCATTGCTGATAAAGCTTTTGATAAAGGATACGTTAAGGACCGCAAGGCATTAATCGAAGCTTTTAACAAACGAGAATCGCAGAGCTCAACCGGAATGGAAGGCGGTTTTGCGATTCCGCATGCACAGTCGCCGACTATCGAAAATGCGGCTATGTTTGTCATCAAGACCAAGAGAAAAATTAATGATTGGAAAACATTGGATGGTCTACCGGTATCAATCGCAATCGCCTACTTGATACCTGAAAACGGAAGTAGCGCACATATGCACTATCTCTCGGACATGGCACAAAAATTGATGAACCAGTCAATCGTCAGCGCTCTCCAGAACGCCCGAACGAAAAAGGAATTATTTAATGCTTTAAATGCGTAA
- the pfkB gene encoding 1-phosphofructokinase translates to MIYTCTMNPAIDLFSEFDTFKPFVVNRSHYEDYQANGKAINISFMLKKMGINSVATGFLGGFTGKFIESTLKEKGIGTAFVHVDGITRINTFIRTGELEYKAVNHGPEISRMSQQELLKLISGFSAADSLFVSGSLPRNVDDSILIEIAQLSRQNGFSLILDVSSKALLECLPYGPKLIKPSDEELAAFLNTDPDALSSDEEIINGARKLLKMGARHIIVSRGSKGAIYLDEKYTLVASAPKGHVVNTACAGDTMLATFIGSLIKGKGLDEALAFATAAASSTAFAAGLSSLQDVPFLLQQVHVTNKTESGV, encoded by the coding sequence ATGATCTATACATGTACCATGAATCCAGCCATCGATTTATTTTCAGAATTTGATACATTCAAACCCTTTGTTGTCAATCGCAGTCATTATGAAGATTATCAGGCAAATGGAAAAGCGATTAATATCTCATTCATGTTAAAGAAAATGGGTATCAACAGTGTGGCTACTGGATTTCTTGGTGGATTTACCGGGAAATTTATCGAATCAACATTGAAGGAAAAGGGTATCGGAACCGCGTTTGTTCATGTCGACGGCATCACGAGAATTAATACTTTTATCCGGACTGGCGAACTGGAGTATAAAGCCGTCAACCACGGCCCTGAGATTAGTAGAATGAGCCAGCAGGAATTGCTGAAACTGATCAGCGGGTTCAGCGCAGCGGACAGCCTGTTTGTCTCAGGTTCCCTGCCTAGAAACGTTGATGACAGCATCCTCATCGAGATCGCGCAGCTTTCGAGACAAAACGGTTTTTCTTTAATCCTGGATGTCAGTTCAAAAGCATTGCTGGAATGCCTGCCTTACGGTCCAAAGCTGATCAAGCCAAGCGACGAAGAACTGGCGGCCTTCCTGAACACTGATCCCGATGCCCTTTCCAGTGATGAAGAAATCATTAACGGAGCCCGAAAGTTGCTGAAAATGGGCGCTCGACACATTATCGTTTCGCGCGGATCAAAAGGCGCCATTTATCTGGATGAGAAGTACACTCTCGTTGCCAGCGCACCAAAAGGCCATGTTGTTAACACGGCATGCGCCGGTGACACAATGCTGGCCACCTTTATCGGCTCACTAATCAAAGGTAAAGGTCTGGATGAAGCACTGGCGTTTGCAACCGCAGCAGCTTCCTCAACGGCTTTTGCAGCGGGACTAAGCAGTCTTCAGGATGTCCCGTTTTTGCTTCAGCAAGTCCATGTCACAAACAAAACTGAAAGCGGGGTTTGA
- a CDS encoding MurR/RpiR family transcriptional regulator, translated as MLRERDIPLTSTFLTRIYEHEHLLSSSEKYLVEYIKNHLDQISQLSIVQLSLEASVSTATIVRAMQKLGYSGFTSFKIRLKDEHAENIKFTAVEKVDHKIKEAIFKNEREVVQTIGMLDSGTIEDALQKMIHADKIMLFARGLSELIGKEMMIKLQLLGKYSEMHDDPNIIRTISKRLRPTDLVMFISLNGRTEELVEAARNCKASGVSTITLTANRNSPLCDLSEISIVGYKSQISYFPDYEVHSRLPIMVIARIILDAYVIRTREKDNN; from the coding sequence TTGTTGAGAGAAAGGGATATTCCATTGACATCGACTTTCCTGACCCGAATCTATGAGCACGAACATCTACTGAGCAGCAGCGAAAAATATCTTGTTGAATACATCAAAAATCATCTTGATCAAATTTCACAATTATCGATTGTACAGCTAAGTTTGGAAGCCAGCGTTTCGACAGCGACAATTGTCAGAGCTATGCAGAAACTGGGATACAGCGGTTTTACATCTTTTAAAATTCGGCTGAAAGATGAGCACGCGGAGAACATTAAATTTACCGCTGTAGAAAAAGTGGATCACAAGATTAAAGAAGCAATTTTTAAAAACGAGCGTGAAGTAGTTCAAACGATTGGGATGCTTGACAGCGGGACTATTGAGGATGCATTGCAGAAAATGATTCATGCCGATAAAATCATGCTGTTCGCACGGGGCCTTTCCGAATTGATTGGCAAAGAGATGATGATTAAACTGCAGCTCCTGGGAAAATACAGCGAAATGCATGATGATCCGAATATCATCCGGACTATCAGTAAGCGCTTACGGCCCACTGATCTGGTGATGTTCATTTCTCTGAACGGGAGAACGGAGGAACTTGTTGAGGCGGCGAGGAACTGTAAAGCAAGCGGCGTCAGCACGATCACACTGACGGCGAACCGGAACAGCCCGCTCTGTGATCTGTCGGAAATTTCCATTGTCGGGTACAAATCACAAATCTCATATTTTCCAGATTATGAAGTGCACTCCCGTCTGCCTATTATGGTGATTGCCCGTATTATACTGGATGCCTATGTTATACGGACGCGGGAGAAAGATAATAATTGA
- a CDS encoding Crp/Fnr family transcriptional regulator: MIAKTADSALHRLFRKSGSLKEFKKNSFVFVKGDMARETFFIEDGLLKICQTTCTGQDVTFFIRNAHEFFGVAEVVLQQDHPCYAQCLRTSKIWTLPAQILHEKIYSDPEVNQEVLQTLTRRLIQQEYTVEQLACKSASSRLAWLINQLCHDEMKSGWSLHLSLTHEEMSNIIGCSRQTISETFNEWRSRGIIHYSRNNLTIVRPDHLIAYL, from the coding sequence ATGATTGCCAAAACAGCTGACAGCGCGCTACATCGTTTGTTTCGAAAATCTGGATCTTTAAAAGAGTTCAAGAAAAATTCATTTGTATTCGTTAAAGGAGATATGGCCAGGGAAACATTTTTTATTGAAGACGGCTTGCTGAAGATATGCCAGACGACCTGTACAGGTCAGGATGTGACCTTTTTCATCCGGAATGCCCATGAGTTCTTTGGTGTGGCTGAAGTAGTTCTTCAGCAGGATCATCCTTGCTATGCGCAATGTCTTCGCACAAGCAAAATCTGGACACTTCCGGCACAGATTTTGCACGAAAAAATTTATTCAGACCCTGAGGTCAACCAGGAGGTTTTACAGACACTGACGCGCCGGCTCATTCAGCAGGAATATACCGTGGAACAGCTGGCCTGCAAATCTGCCTCGTCCAGGCTGGCCTGGCTCATTAATCAACTGTGCCATGATGAAATGAAAAGCGGCTGGTCTTTGCACCTCTCACTGACACATGAGGAGATGTCCAACATTATTGGCTGCAGCAGACAGACAATCTCCGAAACTTTTAATGAATGGCGTTCCAGAGGGATCATCCATTACAGCCGGAATAACCTGACCATCGTCAGGCCGGATCATCTGATTGCTTACCTATAA